The Syngnathus scovelli strain Florida chromosome 11, RoL_Ssco_1.2, whole genome shotgun sequence region TAGTGACCAATCCAGGACATATGCTCTTGCCCAAAGTCTACCAGGCTAGGCTCTCGTTCAGCCATCACTCTAGAGAAAATGGCTGGAAGGGTGATCCAAGAAAGGTCTCTCACCTCTGTCAACTGCTCCAGAGAGTTCATGTATGTGGGTCGTGTGTACACAAAGACGGGACGCGCCAGGCCATCACCCGCCGACGCCAAACGCATGCCCTCCTTCACGCGGTTCCTCACAAATTGGCGCCCGGAAGCAGAGGAGCGCAGCACCGTGCCCATGTAGACAGACGGGAAGAGCGCCGTGCTCTCGGTCCACAGCCAATTGAGCAGCTCGTTGCGTGCCACCTCCACATCGGGGCAGCGACCCGTGTAGCTCTCCAAGGTCAGCCTGTAGTCGTGGTTGTAGCAGTCCGGGAACAGGTAGAAACCCCAAAGCTGGTTGGGTCTTAAGTGCTTGGCCAGCTTCAGAGTCTCAAGCATAAACCTTTTGGCGGACATTTCGAACTCCTGCATGGCCACTCTGGACACCTTCTCGGGTGGCCAGGTGGGGTTCTTCTGGCGCACCAGCTCACGGGAATGCCGGCGGTAAATGTCCTTAGCCTTCCAGTTGCGTATCCACAGAGGGCGCCATTCTTCCCAGTCAATAACCGCCAGGCCTTTGGCGTTGGGCTCGCGTATGTACTTCTTCAACCCCTCTGGCATTTTGTCCAGGTGCTGCGCCAGACTGGCGACCTGCGGCAGACCCCCATTGACGGGCGTTCCGTCCGGCTCAAAGTGGGGGTACAGGCCCAGGCGGTCATTGTAAAAGATGGTGAGGTTCTGCTTCACAAAACCTTCATTGGGAGAGGCCACGATCTGGAACTGGTCCAACTGGAAGGAGACGCGGTGCCGTGGAGAGCAGTCCTCTGTCGGGGCGTTCCATGCCAGCAGCAGGGGCTTCTGGGAGTACAGTGGCCATACTGTGGCTTTCAGTCCCAAGGCTCCAGTTTCATCCCACAGTAGGACAATCATCAGCAGCAGAGCTTTGCAGTCAGCCACCGTCCAGTGcatgtctccagatgggaacaGACAGAATTGACTGTCACTCTCTGCTCTGTTATTAGCAAGACAGCTCAATGAGGTTATTTTTAGCTTTCCTTTTCCATCTACATCACAAAGATTTTcatgaaatgttttcaataaccaCCAAACACAGTTAAGCTGCATAAGATGAGGCCCAGTTTCATCAAATTGCTGTTAGAGAGGTTTATTGTTGAGCTTTTGGGCTTTTCCTAACAGCAAAGTTTTTCTAGCAGTGAAGTCATAACACTGATTAAAGACAAATTCTAATCAGATGAGGCTTAATGTGTCACTAAACTAAAACGACTTGACTCTTATTTCTAGTGTCTTTACTTCTTATCTGTttgtgcttgttttgtttttaagttttACCTATAAAAGACAATAAAGATTTTACCATGTGTTGTTTcacccaaaagaaagaaaaaaaatccacctcttACGGAACCTAACTCAATTTGGAAATATTCCCAAATATATTACTATAATACATACAGTGGATACGAATGAatggaatttgtatttatttcaagGGGGACGATGAGTTTTCTGTAAAATGGTGCATTTTAAGGATTAATTTCTTAATAGTTATCACAGGAATATGacataacattataaagctgctGTCATCGTCGCACTTTACATGCTTTACATATAAAGGCATCTTTTAGAAACTTCTTGACCTAGAAAAGACGTTCACTGACGTTTTTTTCTATTCTACTTGTATTGTCAGTTCATAAACAAAAATGTTATATTACATAAATTCAAAATCAAGTCATCATCAGTTGAGGGAGTTTACTTACCTTTCCCGACAGTGTGGACAAGCATTCCCCAACGACAAGTCACACCACCGTTTTAGGGGTTAAGTTCCCTCAAAGtatgaaagaagaaaaagtgagCATCGCTGTTGTTTCCTTTGTGTTAAGAAGCTGCAGAAGTGTTGCGCCGTCCAGCATGCGAGACGGTTCAGATGGCCTCCCAGCGGGCTGAAGACACGAGCGGCAGCTGCCCCCTGCGAAGATACAACCACCACTGGAACATTCCATTCGGGTGCAACAAAAGGGGGCCGTACCGTAGCTTTCCGAAATCCGCGCATCCTGTCAAACGACCTcttgtgtccaaaaaaaaaaaaaaaaaaacgagaattCAAATTTGTGCGGTATTAGAGTGACTCTGCTTCGGAATTCGGCTGTATTCACCTAAAACAAGTCTCCAAACACTCTGTGGAGTAGGGGTGGAATGGTATGCTCCGAAAAGTTTGTCACAGGCCATGTGAAGCAGATAGAGTAGAAATTCATGCAAGGTCACAGCCACTCTGTCTCTttcctaaaaataaaaagcagggacgcaaATGAGCACTTGCCCCGAGGTGGCTTTTAACTATAATCAGATAAATGCATGCCAATTTGGTTGAAACTTTACTCAAAATTCATTCATGCTTTTCTACCCATTAGTTTGGGGATAGGGACACGCATTAAATATGATTTCCAGTGATTATACAGTAATTTGGTTTAAAATAAATACCACACAAATGGTTGCAATTTGTTCCGATTTCACAGGAGATTTTCTTAGGGGAAATTGAATTGATTGTTTACAGCAGGAGTTTTGTGCTCAAGGGCCTTTTTTGAGTTAATAATAAATGGACCGGTGGGCCAGGTCATTTGTAGATGAGGTCgaataattttttaaaaagcatAAGATATAATTGCTGCAAGGTGGAATCCACGCATCTCAAAAGGTTTACTTTTcaggaaaaaaacccaaaaacattttgcatTAATTACCAAGCACCCCATTGTTAAATTTGGTATTATACCTTATGTtgctatcataaaaaaaaaaagggtcaagAGTCaatttaactaaaaaaaaatacccaaaaaAAATGAGAGCAATACTGCCATCTACTAGAgtggctgtgcaataacatttgATTATATCATTGATCCCAAGTTAAGATGTTCAATAGGCTTGAATGTAGGACGCAACTTTAACAAAACTTCGGCGTCTTACTACGAACAGCGTACATGCGAGATGTGAACAGTCATACTCTTGATTGCTACTGCGCCGCACGCTCGGTCAAGCGCCTCCGAGTCGACTACAATTAGTGGCGGAAGGAGCATTCGGAGGGCCTCACTTAAATCTAAGACGTTGAGGTAAGAGAGTTTGGACGAGCGACCAACAAGAAGCACACAAAGGAAAAGTGGAGTTAAAAACACCGGTTTCCGTGCAAAAACACGATGAAGGTACGGTCAATAAATGAGAAAATAGGATTCTGAATGGCTCCTTTTTTTAGATTTCCTTTCAGTGGTTTATTGCTCTATAATTAGTTGGGGTTTATTTCACAtttaactgacttttttttcttccaagctTGCAACTTAAGTGGTGGCTGTTCTGCCACCTCTCCATTGAGACAGCGGGCATGTGTTTTGCACATGCCCGCCGTGCCTAGAGGCAGGCGACGACAGCCGCTGGCAGGACACCAGCAAATGCTGAAGATAAGAGAGGCTGTGTTTACTGTACTGGAATTGTGTCGAAAAGGTGGGGAGGAAACTTGTCCACTCAAGCACACCTAATGTTAACTTTTCCAGTGCAACATGGCAAAATTTGGTCAGTTAATGTTGCTTTGAGGAGAAAAACAATGTCTCATTAATCAGAGTTGAAATGTCATATCATTGATTTATTCGTGACATCTTTGTATCTCAAAAATGATCACTTTTCAGGCAAAGTTGCCCGAAAGGACgtttccagagcgtacacgaggTGGAAGTGAGATGTTTTCCGCCGTTTGTTTTCCAAGCCAGTGCTGACTCACCAAAATGTCATCGAGGTCCCTCCCACCGAGAGCTTTAGGAAAGAATCCGTATGAATTGAAGAAGGCTGGGAAAGGGAACAAAGCCATGCTTGCTTGTTTCCCCTCAGGGGGGCTCCGCCTTCTCTTTTGACCTTGGCTTCCTGAACGTGACATCAGCAAAAGGCAGGAAGTCCAAACAATGGCAGGGAAACGGTGAGCACACCCTGCCACCTTCACTTCGGGGGCC contains the following coding sequences:
- the LOC125977792 gene encoding hyaluronidase-2 isoform X1; the protein is MLVHTVGKDMHWTVADCKALLLMIVLLWDETGALGLKATVWPLYSQKPLLLAWNAPTEDCSPRHRVSFQLDQFQIVASPNEGFVKQNLTIFYNDRLGLYPHFEPDGTPVNGGLPQVASLAQHLDKMPEGLKKYIREPNAKGLAVIDWEEWRPLWIRNWKAKDIYRRHSRELVRQKNPTWPPEKVSRVAMQEFEMSAKRFMLETLKLAKHLRPNQLWGFYLFPDCYNHDYRLTLESYTGRCPDVEVARNELLNWLWTESTALFPSVYMGTVLRSSASGRQFVRNRVKEGMRLASAGDGLARPVFVYTRPTYMNSLEQLTEMDLVSTIGESVALGAAGIILWGDVAYASNKTTCSELDGYLRGPLGKYLLNVSTAAEVCSQALCASHGRCLRRDPDADVYLHLNPATHSLRVAPGGKLEVVGQPVQGDSAGFAGGFQCQCYDGFEGERCEKMDPLYQKGAACRTSVSALQWVVLLLFYVGVQHIL
- the LOC125977792 gene encoding hyaluronidase-2 isoform X2, with translation MHWTVADCKALLLMIVLLWDETGALGLKATVWPLYSQKPLLLAWNAPTEDCSPRHRVSFQLDQFQIVASPNEGFVKQNLTIFYNDRLGLYPHFEPDGTPVNGGLPQVASLAQHLDKMPEGLKKYIREPNAKGLAVIDWEEWRPLWIRNWKAKDIYRRHSRELVRQKNPTWPPEKVSRVAMQEFEMSAKRFMLETLKLAKHLRPNQLWGFYLFPDCYNHDYRLTLESYTGRCPDVEVARNELLNWLWTESTALFPSVYMGTVLRSSASGRQFVRNRVKEGMRLASAGDGLARPVFVYTRPTYMNSLEQLTEMDLVSTIGESVALGAAGIILWGDVAYASNKTTCSELDGYLRGPLGKYLLNVSTAAEVCSQALCASHGRCLRRDPDADVYLHLNPATHSLRVAPGGKLEVVGQPVQGDSAGFAGGFQCQCYDGFEGERCEKMDPLYQKGAACRTSVSALQWVVLLLFYVGVQHIL